Proteins from one Emcibacter sp. SYSU 3D8 genomic window:
- the ureG gene encoding urease accessory protein UreG yields the protein MAHSYRGPLRVGIGGPVGAGKTTLVENLCKRMRAHWDLFVITNDIYTREDQLILNRAQALPEDRIMGVETGGCPHTAIREDASINLVAIDQMLARFPRAELCFIESGGDNLAATFSPELADLTLYVIDVAGGEKVPRKGGPGITRSDLLIVNKTDLAPHVGANLDIMEADTKRMRGERPYVFTNLRTGQGVQAIIDFIVRIGGLTPAPVAIA from the coding sequence ATGGCACATTCCTATCGAGGTCCCCTGCGTGTCGGCATCGGCGGACCGGTCGGTGCCGGCAAGACGACGCTGGTCGAGAATCTGTGCAAACGCATGCGCGCTCACTGGGACCTGTTCGTCATCACCAACGACATCTACACCCGCGAGGACCAGCTGATCCTCAACCGCGCCCAGGCGTTGCCGGAGGACCGGATCATGGGCGTGGAGACCGGCGGTTGTCCACATACCGCGATCCGCGAGGACGCCTCCATCAACCTAGTGGCCATCGACCAAATGTTGGCGCGCTTTCCCCGGGCCGAGTTGTGTTTCATCGAATCCGGGGGCGACAACCTGGCCGCCACCTTCAGCCCTGAGTTGGCAGACCTGACGCTCTACGTCATCGATGTGGCTGGCGGGGAGAAGGTGCCGCGCAAGGGCGGCCCCGGCATCACCCGCTCGGACCTGCTGATCGTCAACAAAACGGATCTGGCGCCTCATGTGGGCGCTAACCTGGACATTATGGAAGCCGACACGAAGCGCATGCGCGGCGAGCGGCCCTACGTGTTCACCAATCTGCGAACCGGCCAGGGCGTGCAGGCCATCATCGACTTCATTGTCCGGATAGGCGGGCTGACGCCTGCGCCGGTCGCCATCGCCTGA
- a CDS encoding molybdopterin-dependent oxidoreductase yields MSGLRTTCPYCGVGCGLSVADGVPSADSAHPANYGRLCSKGAALKDTLELPDRLTTPMIEGRETGWDEALDFIAGEFTRIRREYGPDAIAFYVSGQLLTEDYYVANKLMKGFIGSGNIDTNSRLCMSSSVAGHVRAFGEDVVPGCYDDLEEADLVIQVGSNMAWCHPVLYQRLVAARDKRGTRIVNIDPRRTATAETADLHLPIAPGADVLLFNGLLVHLADTNAIDRHWIAAHVSGFDAALEAARLSAPTIEHVAAGTGMSAEDIGQFYGLFARTERVVTLYSQGVNQSKTGADKVNAILNCHLATGRIGRAGMGPFSLTGQPNAMGGREVGGLANQLAAHMAFEPDDVGRVGRFWNAPGVATRPGYKAVDLFDAVADGRVKAVWIAATNPADSMPRADRVREALAHCPLVIVSDAWPTDTTALANVVLPAASWAEKDGTVTNSERCISRQRAFRSPPGQARADWWMFVQVARRMGWETEFSYAAPADIFREHAALSAFENDGNRVFDIGALAALDDAGYDVLAPVQWPCPKAGRGSSSARLFARGMFPTRDGRAHMLPLATIADDAIAGYPLTLNTGRVRDQWHTMTRTGRVPHLMTHCSGPHLALHPRDGALRGIVDGGLACIESPHGRAVLRVVFDPGMRAGNVFAPMHWTDQFASSGPVDRIVHAITDPVSGQPDLKGTRVQVSAVTESWRGVLLVRAAGKPKLRATEHWSKAPVTAGFAYQLSGTTPLTEFIGSEASLRQLLEAPEAAELVSYSDPKKSVFRYATFVGGLLDACVFFAAPGASIAEAEHATTLLGSEVGSWNRIALLAGIDQSVAPTGKIVCACFSVGERAIRDAILDGNLTTTVEIGARLRAGSNCGSCIPELKSMLAANAASLPLTV; encoded by the coding sequence GTGAGCGGCCTACGTACAACATGTCCCTATTGCGGCGTCGGCTGCGGCCTGTCCGTTGCAGACGGCGTGCCGAGCGCCGACAGCGCCCACCCGGCCAATTACGGCCGGCTGTGTTCCAAGGGCGCAGCGCTCAAGGATACGCTTGAACTGCCTGACCGGCTGACAACGCCGATGATAGAAGGTCGCGAGACCGGCTGGGACGAGGCACTGGACTTCATCGCCGGTGAGTTCACCCGCATCCGCCGCGAATACGGACCGGACGCCATCGCCTTCTACGTCTCGGGCCAGTTGCTGACCGAGGATTATTACGTCGCCAACAAGCTGATGAAAGGCTTCATCGGCTCGGGCAACATCGACACCAATTCCCGGCTGTGCATGTCGTCGTCGGTGGCGGGCCATGTGCGCGCCTTCGGTGAGGACGTGGTCCCCGGCTGCTATGACGACCTGGAGGAAGCCGATCTGGTGATCCAGGTCGGCAGCAACATGGCCTGGTGCCATCCGGTGCTGTATCAGCGCCTGGTCGCGGCGCGCGACAAGCGCGGCACCAGGATCGTCAATATTGACCCGAGGCGCACCGCCACCGCCGAGACCGCGGACCTGCACCTGCCCATCGCGCCGGGTGCAGATGTGCTGCTGTTCAATGGCTTGCTGGTGCACCTGGCCGATACCAACGCCATCGACCGGCATTGGATCGCGGCCCATGTCTCCGGCTTTGACGCGGCGCTGGAGGCAGCGCGTCTGTCAGCACCCACGATCGAACATGTCGCGGCCGGCACCGGCATGTCCGCTGAGGATATCGGTCAATTCTATGGCCTCTTCGCCCGTACCGAACGGGTAGTGACGCTCTATTCCCAGGGCGTGAACCAGTCGAAAACCGGTGCCGACAAGGTCAACGCCATCCTCAACTGCCATCTCGCGACCGGCCGTATCGGCCGCGCCGGCATGGGACCGTTCTCGCTGACCGGCCAGCCCAATGCCATGGGAGGTCGCGAGGTCGGCGGCCTGGCCAACCAGCTTGCCGCCCACATGGCATTCGAGCCGGACGATGTCGGTCGGGTAGGCCGGTTCTGGAACGCACCAGGCGTTGCGACCCGGCCCGGATACAAGGCCGTCGACCTGTTCGACGCGGTCGCCGACGGACGGGTGAAAGCGGTCTGGATTGCCGCGACCAATCCGGCCGACAGCATGCCGCGTGCCGACCGCGTACGCGAGGCGCTGGCGCACTGTCCGTTGGTTATTGTCTCCGACGCCTGGCCTACCGACACGACGGCGCTGGCCAATGTGGTGCTGCCAGCGGCAAGCTGGGCCGAGAAGGACGGCACCGTGACCAATTCCGAACGCTGCATCTCGCGCCAGCGCGCGTTTCGCAGCCCTCCAGGCCAGGCTCGCGCCGACTGGTGGATGTTCGTCCAGGTTGCCCGGCGAATGGGATGGGAGACCGAGTTCTCCTATGCCGCGCCCGCTGACATCTTTCGCGAGCACGCCGCCCTGTCGGCGTTCGAGAACGACGGCAACCGGGTTTTCGATATCGGCGCATTGGCCGCGCTGGACGATGCGGGCTATGACGTTCTGGCGCCGGTGCAATGGCCCTGCCCGAAAGCGGGGCGCGGCAGCTCATCCGCCCGGCTGTTTGCCCGCGGCATGTTCCCGACTCGGGACGGCCGCGCCCACATGCTGCCGCTTGCCACCATCGCAGACGACGCAATAGCCGGATATCCCCTCACGCTGAACACCGGGCGGGTGCGCGACCAGTGGCACACCATGACCCGCACCGGCCGCGTGCCGCACCTGATGACTCATTGCAGCGGGCCTCACCTGGCATTACATCCCCGAGACGGGGCGCTGAGGGGCATCGTGGACGGCGGTTTGGCGTGCATCGAAAGTCCGCATGGTCGCGCGGTGCTGCGCGTAGTCTTCGATCCGGGCATGCGTGCCGGCAATGTATTCGCGCCGATGCACTGGACCGACCAGTTCGCGTCATCAGGCCCCGTTGACCGGATTGTTCACGCGATCACCGATCCGGTATCGGGCCAACCCGATCTCAAGGGCACCAGGGTGCAGGTATCCGCCGTTACAGAATCCTGGCGCGGCGTGCTGCTGGTACGGGCGGCCGGCAAGCCGAAATTGCGGGCTACCGAGCATTGGTCCAAGGCGCCGGTTACGGCGGGGTTTGCCTACCAGCTTTCCGGCACCACGCCGCTGACCGAGTTCATCGGCTCGGAAGCGTCGCTCCGCCAGTTGCTGGAGGCACCCGAGGCAGCGGAACTGGTCTCCTATTCCGATCCCAAAAAATCCGTGTTCCGGTACGCCACCTTCGTCGGCGGTTTGCTCGATGCCTGCGTTTTTTTCGCCGCGCCAGGCGCATCGATTGCCGAAGCCGAACACGCGACGACGCTTCTGGGCAGCGAAGTGGGATCGTGGAATCGCATCGCCTTGCTCGCGGGAATCGATCAGAGCGTGGCGCCAACCGGCAAGATCGTCTGCGCCTGTTTCTCGGTGGGAGAACGCGCCATCCGGGACGCAATTCTGGACGGCAACCTCACAACAACGGTGGAGATCGGCGCCCGACTGCGCGCGGGCAGCAATTGCGGCTCATGTATTCCCGAACTGAAGAGCATGCTGGCCGCAAACGCTGCTTCACTCCCTTTGACGGTCTGA
- the urtE gene encoding urea ABC transporter ATP-binding subunit UrtE produces the protein MLDCRDINLFYGSSQALRGVSMTAEIGKVTCVLGRNGVGKTSLIRAIAGQVNPRSGSIAWDGKEITGMAAYARAASGIALVPQGREIFPLLTVEENLKSGFAAVPKTERTIPPEIYDLFPVLKSMLGRRGGDLSGGQQQQLAIARALVMRPKLLVLDEPTEGIQPSIIKDIGGVIAMLRDTGTMAIVLVEQYFEFARELADQFVVMDRGEVVLAGPPSQFAEADVRRHLTV, from the coding sequence ATGCTCGATTGCAGGGACATCAACCTCTTTTACGGCTCCAGCCAGGCGCTGCGCGGCGTGTCGATGACTGCCGAGATCGGCAAGGTCACTTGCGTGCTGGGCCGCAATGGCGTTGGCAAGACCAGTCTGATCCGCGCCATTGCAGGGCAGGTCAACCCGCGCAGCGGCTCGATTGCCTGGGACGGCAAGGAAATCACTGGCATGGCCGCCTATGCGCGGGCGGCCTCCGGTATCGCGCTGGTGCCGCAGGGCCGCGAGATATTTCCGCTGCTTACCGTCGAGGAGAACCTGAAGTCGGGCTTCGCGGCGGTGCCGAAGACCGAGCGGACCATCCCGCCAGAAATCTACGACCTGTTTCCGGTGTTGAAGTCCATGTTGGGCCGCCGTGGCGGCGACCTATCGGGCGGGCAGCAGCAGCAACTCGCTATCGCGCGGGCGCTGGTGATGCGACCCAAGCTGCTGGTACTCGACGAACCGACCGAAGGCATCCAGCCATCGATCATCAAGGATATCGGCGGTGTCATTGCCATGCTGCGCGATACCGGCACCATGGCGATTGTGCTGGTCGAGCAATATTTCGAATTCGCCCGCGAACTCGCCGACCAGTTCGTGGTGATGGACCGGGGCGAGGTTGTGCTGGCCGGGCCACCCTCCCAATTCGCGGAAGCAGATGTTCGTCGACACCTCACCGTCTAA
- the ureC gene encoding urease subunit alpha: MPIRISRAAYADMYGPTTGDKVRLADTDLFIEVEKDFTTYGDEVKFGGGKVIRDGMGQSQVSRAGGAVDTVITNALILDWWGIVKADIGLKDGRIHAIGKAGNPDIQSGVDIVVGPGTEVIAGEGKIITAGGIDVHIHFICPQQVEEALFSGITTHMGGGTGPATGTNATTCTPGPWHLHRMLQAAEGLPINLGFFGKGNASLPGSLVEQVNAGACGLKLHEDWGTTAGAIDCCLSVADEMDVQVLIHTDTLNESGFVETTVKAFKGRTIHAFHTEGAGGGHAPDIIKVCGEANVIPSSTNPTRPYTVNTLDEHLDMLMVCHHLDQKIPEDVAFAESRIRKETIAAEDLLHDMGAFSIISSDSQAMGRVGEVIIRTWQTADKMKKQFGALKDEAGDNDNFRARRYVAKYTINPAIAQGISDHVGSVEVGKLADLVIWTPAFFGVKPDMILKCGTIAAAIMGDPNASIPTPQPQYYRPMYGAFGKALTASSVTFVSGAAAQSNLAANLGLSRLLLPVSNTRGGIGKQSMKLNDLTPMIEVNPETYEVRADGKLLTCEPAEVLALAQRYFMY, encoded by the coding sequence ATGCCGATCAGAATCAGCCGCGCCGCCTATGCGGACATGTACGGCCCGACCACCGGCGACAAGGTGAGGCTGGCGGATACAGACCTGTTTATCGAGGTCGAGAAGGACTTTACCACCTATGGCGACGAGGTGAAGTTCGGCGGCGGCAAGGTGATCCGCGACGGCATGGGCCAGTCGCAGGTGTCTCGCGCCGGCGGTGCCGTCGACACCGTGATCACCAACGCGCTGATCCTCGACTGGTGGGGCATCGTCAAGGCCGACATCGGCCTGAAGGACGGCCGCATCCATGCCATCGGCAAGGCCGGCAATCCGGACATCCAGTCGGGCGTCGACATCGTCGTCGGTCCGGGCACCGAAGTAATTGCCGGCGAGGGCAAGATCATAACCGCCGGCGGCATCGACGTGCACATCCACTTCATCTGCCCGCAGCAGGTGGAGGAGGCGCTGTTCTCGGGCATCACCACCCATATGGGCGGCGGCACCGGCCCGGCTACCGGCACCAACGCCACCACCTGCACGCCCGGCCCCTGGCACCTGCACCGCATGCTGCAGGCGGCCGAGGGGTTGCCGATCAATCTGGGCTTCTTCGGCAAAGGCAATGCAAGCTTGCCGGGTAGCCTCGTCGAGCAGGTCAATGCCGGTGCCTGCGGCCTGAAGCTGCACGAGGACTGGGGCACCACGGCGGGGGCCATCGATTGCTGTCTGTCGGTCGCCGACGAGATGGACGTACAGGTACTGATCCACACCGACACGCTCAATGAGTCGGGCTTCGTCGAGACAACCGTGAAGGCGTTCAAGGGGCGCACCATTCATGCATTCCATACCGAGGGTGCGGGTGGCGGCCATGCGCCCGATATCATCAAGGTGTGCGGCGAGGCGAACGTCATCCCGTCATCCACCAACCCGACGCGGCCCTACACCGTGAACACGCTCGACGAGCACCTGGACATGCTGATGGTGTGCCATCACCTGGACCAGAAAATCCCCGAGGACGTCGCCTTCGCAGAAAGCCGCATCCGCAAGGAAACCATCGCCGCCGAGGATCTGCTGCACGACATGGGCGCATTCTCGATCATCTCGTCGGACAGCCAGGCCATGGGCCGGGTCGGTGAGGTGATCATCCGGACGTGGCAGACCGCCGACAAGATGAAGAAGCAGTTCGGCGCGCTGAAGGACGAAGCGGGCGACAACGACAATTTTCGCGCCAGACGATACGTGGCGAAATACACCATCAACCCGGCCATTGCGCAGGGCATCTCCGACCATGTCGGCTCGGTCGAGGTCGGCAAGCTGGCCGACCTGGTGATCTGGACGCCGGCGTTCTTCGGTGTGAAGCCCGACATGATCCTGAAGTGCGGCACCATCGCCGCTGCGATCATGGGTGACCCGAACGCCTCCATCCCGACACCCCAGCCGCAATATTACCGGCCCATGTACGGGGCTTTCGGCAAGGCGCTGACGGCCAGTTCGGTGACCTTCGTCAGCGGCGCGGCGGCGCAGAGCAACCTGGCTGCGAATCTGGGCCTCTCACGCCTGCTGCTGCCGGTCTCCAACACCCGTGGCGGCATCGGCAAGCAGTCCATGAAGCTGAACGACCTCACGCCCATGATCGAGGTGAACCCGGAGACCTACGAGGTGCGGGCCGACGGCAAGCTGCTCACCTGCGAACCGGCCGAGGTGCTCGCCTTGGCCCAGCGCTATTTCATGTATTGA
- a CDS encoding urease subunit gamma has translation MNLTPREKDKLMIALAAMVARDRLARGVKLNYPESIAIITNAVMEGARDGRSVADLMASGAHILTRDQVMEGIPEMVHDVQVEATFPDGTKLVTVHHPIR, from the coding sequence GTGAACCTGACGCCGCGAGAGAAGGACAAGCTGATGATCGCGCTCGCCGCCATGGTCGCCCGCGACCGGCTGGCGCGCGGCGTGAAGCTGAACTATCCGGAAAGCATCGCCATCATCACCAACGCGGTGATGGAAGGCGCCCGCGACGGCCGCAGCGTCGCCGACCTGATGGCGAGCGGCGCGCATATCCTGACCCGCGACCAGGTCATGGAGGGCATCCCCGAGATGGTCCACGACGTGCAGGTGGAAGCCACGTTCCCGGACGGCACCAAGCTGGTGACCGTCCATCATCCGATCCGCTGA
- a CDS encoding urease subunit beta — protein sequence MIPGEVIAAPGEIELNAGLKSVTLVVANGGDRPVQVGSHYHFHETNEQLQFDREAARGMRLDIAAGTALRFEPGQSRSVRLVPFQGDRAVYGFNQAVMGKLEG from the coding sequence ATGATCCCAGGTGAAGTCATCGCCGCGCCCGGTGAGATCGAACTCAACGCCGGTTTGAAGTCCGTGACCCTCGTGGTCGCCAATGGCGGAGACCGGCCTGTCCAGGTCGGCAGCCACTATCATTTCCACGAGACCAACGAGCAGCTGCAGTTTGACCGCGAGGCGGCGCGCGGCATGCGGCTCGATATCGCGGCCGGCACGGCCCTGCGTTTCGAGCCTGGCCAGAGCCGTTCGGTCAGGCTGGTCCCGTTTCAGGGAGACAGGGCTGTCTATGGTTTCAACCAGGCCGTTATGGGCAAGCTGGAGGGCTGA
- a CDS encoding urease accessory protein UreF, which yields MATITTTTARTMTTDRLHLLRLQAWLSPSFPIGGFSYSHGLEQAVQRGWVHDRESLVDWLDADLRHGAGRSDAILMAGAYRAVLAIPSVVIPAHAGTQAGRGLAISTAPPRKNLSGGESTATEPYEELGPRVRGDDDIFEVAELASALRGTSELALESTTQGISFLTTVRKVWPHRTLHDLHRLLAEHGITPTFPIVLGATCAAHGIPLPLALQFTLHAIIANYIGAALRLMKLGQTDGQHAIAALEDAVMETAAEALSASLDEIGSASLSVDIASMRHETQYSRIFRS from the coding sequence ATGGCAACCATCACCACCACGACCGCGCGCACCATGACCACTGACAGGCTGCATCTGCTACGCCTGCAGGCCTGGCTGTCGCCGTCCTTCCCGATCGGCGGCTTCTCGTATTCCCATGGGCTGGAACAGGCGGTCCAGCGCGGCTGGGTCCATGACCGGGAATCGCTGGTGGACTGGCTCGACGCGGACCTGCGCCACGGCGCGGGGCGGTCAGATGCGATCCTGATGGCGGGGGCGTATCGGGCCGTCCTCGCCATCCCCTCAGTCGTCATCCCCGCGCACGCGGGGACCCAGGCGGGGCGAGGGCTCGCGATATCCACCGCTCCGCCACGAAAAAATTTGAGTGGTGGGGAAAGCACGGCGACTGAGCCCTACGAAGAGCTGGGTCCCCGCGTGCGCGGGGATGACGATATCTTTGAGGTGGCCGAGTTGGCATCTGCTCTGCGCGGCACCTCTGAACTCGCGCTCGAATCCACCACGCAGGGCATTTCGTTCCTGACCACGGTGCGCAAGGTGTGGCCGCACCGGACGCTCCATGACCTGCACCGACTACTGGCCGAGCACGGCATCACCCCGACATTCCCCATCGTCCTCGGCGCAACCTGCGCCGCTCACGGCATCCCGCTGCCGCTCGCCCTCCAGTTCACGCTGCACGCGATCATCGCCAACTACATCGGCGCCGCGCTGCGTCTGATGAAGCTGGGCCAGACTGACGGGCAGCACGCCATCGCGGCGCTTGAGGACGCAGTGATGGAGACCGCTGCCGAAGCGCTATCTGCAAGCCTTGACGAAATCGGCTCGGCGAGCCTGTCGGTTGATATCGCGTCCATGCGCCACGAAACCCAGTACAGCCGCATTTTCCGGTCCTAG
- a CDS encoding urease accessory protein UreE: MRRAVSHFPAGHWTAPAAGTVTLDFDARHRRRTLLHTDAGEDLLLDLERAVAMGDGDGLQLDDGSWIRVIAALERVVEIACASPAELVRVAWHLGNRHVPTQLCDGVLSIRPDAVLERMVRDLGAETRFADRPFQPESGAYAGQRAHAHHHDHDHDHEHEHEHGHGNHHHHDRAHHDH, encoded by the coding sequence ATGCGCCGCGCCGTATCCCATTTTCCCGCCGGTCACTGGACGGCGCCTGCCGCCGGCACGGTCACGCTCGATTTCGACGCCCGGCACCGCCGCCGCACCCTGTTGCATACCGATGCGGGCGAAGACCTGCTGCTGGACCTGGAGAGGGCGGTTGCCATGGGCGATGGCGACGGGCTGCAGCTTGACGACGGCAGCTGGATCAGGGTGATCGCCGCGCTGGAGCGGGTGGTCGAAATCGCCTGCGCCTCGCCGGCCGAACTGGTGCGCGTCGCCTGGCATCTGGGCAACCGCCACGTCCCGACCCAGCTCTGCGATGGTGTGCTGAGCATCCGGCCCGACGCGGTGCTGGAGCGCATGGTCCGCGACCTGGGCGCCGAGACCCGCTTCGCTGACCGGCCGTTCCAGCCGGAAAGCGGCGCCTATGCGGGCCAGCGCGCCCACGCGCATCACCATGACCATGACCATGATCACGAGCACGAGCACGAGCATGGTCATGGCAACCATCACCACCACGACCGCGCGCACCATGACCACTGA
- a CDS encoding HupE/UreJ family protein has protein sequence MFQVRQILVFSCLTILALPGVAIAHVAAGDLHYHTFGDGLVHAITGLDHVFVAVLVGLWAAWRPVKSSGLALGLYAVSMVLPGQLGLGGEFTMLDILLVCAGIAVMIGFMLKGGDRLLMALVLTAASLQGFIHGMAASGSGNSPAFMAGLTSATMAVAIIATIASLKFELKALR, from the coding sequence ATGTTTCAAGTTCGCCAAATCCTCGTGTTCTCCTGCCTCACCATACTGGCCCTGCCGGGCGTGGCCATCGCCCATGTGGCGGCCGGCGACCTGCATTATCACACGTTCGGAGACGGCTTAGTCCATGCCATAACCGGACTCGATCATGTCTTCGTCGCCGTGCTGGTGGGGCTGTGGGCCGCCTGGCGGCCGGTGAAGTCTTCAGGCCTGGCCCTGGGCCTTTACGCTGTCAGCATGGTGCTTCCCGGCCAGCTTGGGCTCGGTGGCGAGTTCACCATGCTCGACATCCTTCTGGTCTGCGCGGGCATCGCTGTCATGATTGGCTTTATGCTTAAAGGCGGAGACCGGCTGCTGATGGCGCTTGTGCTGACCGCCGCATCGCTCCAGGGTTTTATTCACGGCATGGCTGCGTCAGGGTCCGGAAATTCGCCTGCGTTCATGGCGGGTCTGACCTCCGCGACAATGGCGGTGGCGATCATCGCTACAATAGCCTCCTTGAAGTTCGAACTGAAGGCGCTGCGCTAA
- a CDS encoding urease accessory protein UreD: MFVDTSPSKPAVSSDAGMQRARGAARVALSGARVADLYQKSPCKVLMPRVDGRDQAEIVFINSSGGIAGGDELDYAVRVAGAAVTTVTTQASEKVYGAIDRDARLHMSIAVDDGATLEWLPQQTIAFDGARLRRRTDIDVEGSGRVLALDWLVMGRQASGETMIRGALRDEWRVRRDGRLVWADALRLTGDLGALARRRASLGSNRAFATLVYAAPDATDRLELARALVEDCGESGVTLVNGLLVGRFLAFDGMALAAHVGFFLEGFRAGLGGFAPWPPRLWTC, from the coding sequence ATGTTCGTCGACACCTCACCGTCTAAGCCCGCCGTCTCCAGCGACGCCGGCATGCAGCGGGCACGCGGTGCCGCGCGGGTCGCATTGTCGGGCGCGCGTGTCGCCGACCTCTACCAGAAGAGCCCGTGCAAGGTGCTGATGCCCCGGGTCGATGGCCGCGACCAGGCCGAGATCGTGTTCATCAACAGCTCGGGCGGCATCGCCGGCGGCGACGAACTGGACTATGCCGTGCGCGTCGCCGGCGCGGCGGTGACGACGGTGACCACCCAGGCGTCGGAAAAGGTCTATGGCGCCATCGACCGGGATGCGCGGCTGCACATGTCGATCGCGGTGGATGATGGCGCGACCCTGGAGTGGCTGCCGCAGCAGACCATCGCCTTCGACGGCGCCCGGCTGCGCCGCCGCACCGACATCGACGTCGAAGGCTCGGGCAGGGTGCTCGCCCTCGACTGGCTGGTGATGGGAAGGCAGGCGAGCGGCGAGACCATGATCCGCGGCGCGCTGCGCGACGAATGGCGGGTGCGCCGCGACGGACGGCTCGTCTGGGCCGACGCGCTGCGGCTGACCGGCGACCTCGGCGCGCTGGCCAGACGGCGCGCGTCGCTGGGGAGCAACCGCGCCTTCGCGACCCTGGTCTATGCGGCGCCCGATGCCACCGACCGGCTGGAACTGGCGCGCGCGCTGGTCGAGGACTGCGGCGAGTCGGGCGTGACCCTGGTCAATGGGCTGCTCGTCGGACGCTTTCTTGCTTTCGACGGCATGGCGCTCGCCGCCCATGTGGGATTTTTTCTGGAAGGATTCCGGGCGGGTCTTGGTGGCTTCGCGCCCTGGCCGCCCAGGCTGTGGACATGCTGA
- a CDS encoding uroporphyrinogen-III synthase, with protein MRHPLVGLDILVPESRELDLFAGMLEAAGAAVRRCPLVTILDLDETSVAEDWIEQLVSGGFDDVIWLTGEGLRRLLAVCDGNGRRQAFIDALGQVRSIPRGPKPARVLREIGLSSGLDVVTPTSQGVLDALRIEDISNRRIGVQLYPGEGGLPLVKALEDRGALVSSVTPYRYASQAHRSRVEDAIHALASGSIGMVAFTSSPQIDRLFEVARAADMEESLRRGFTLTLIAAVGPIVEETLHRYGLAADIRPDRSFHMKPLVRAITAVWHQRSGSAN; from the coding sequence ATGCGACATCCGCTCGTCGGCCTCGACATCCTTGTTCCGGAAAGCCGGGAACTTGACCTGTTCGCCGGCATGCTCGAGGCCGCCGGTGCCGCCGTGCGCCGCTGTCCATTGGTGACGATTCTGGATCTCGATGAAACCAGCGTGGCGGAAGACTGGATCGAACAGCTTGTGTCGGGTGGATTCGATGATGTCATATGGCTTACCGGCGAGGGATTGCGGCGCCTGCTTGCGGTGTGTGACGGCAATGGGCGTCGGCAGGCTTTCATTGACGCTCTGGGGCAGGTCCGGTCGATCCCACGAGGCCCGAAACCGGCCCGGGTGCTACGCGAGATCGGCCTGTCATCCGGCCTGGATGTAGTCACGCCGACCTCACAGGGCGTCCTCGATGCGCTGCGCATCGAGGACATATCCAACCGGCGCATCGGCGTACAACTCTATCCCGGCGAGGGGGGGCTTCCGCTTGTAAAGGCGCTTGAGGATCGGGGTGCCTTGGTCTCGAGCGTGACCCCGTACCGCTACGCGTCCCAGGCGCATAGAAGCCGGGTCGAGGACGCCATTCATGCTTTGGCGTCGGGTAGCATCGGCATGGTCGCCTTTACCAGTTCCCCTCAGATCGACAGGCTGTTCGAGGTCGCGCGTGCCGCTGACATGGAAGAATCCCTGCGCCGCGGCTTCACCCTGACCCTGATTGCCGCTGTCGGGCCGATCGTCGAGGAGACGCTCCACCGATATGGTCTCGCGGCTGACATCCGGCCGGACCGCAGCTTCCACATGAAACCGCTGGTGCGCGCAATAACCGCCGTTTGGCATCAGCGATCAGGCAGCGCCAACTAA